A single window of Colletotrichum higginsianum IMI 349063 chromosome 8, whole genome shotgun sequence DNA harbors:
- a CDS encoding Carboxylic ester hydrolase, with product MGCRHQSSLAQILFSSTFILGAFALPASNAGPTVTIASGVVIGTTTQPAGSTNYANAYLGVPFAKSPPERFSPPEAAPSWSSPLSATAFRPACIQQFTNTGNAQVLQKQYFGNPTGALTEESEDCLYLNVFTPPNASNSSKKAVMFWLFPGNLQFGTASLPIYDGSSLAISQDVVVVTINYRTNIFGFSNSPEVPTGSQNSGFLDQRFALRWVQDNIATFGGDPSRVTIFGESAGGESVKQLLANPPSPLPFSAAIMQSQQSLLVGSGSDSYKKVLKQFACDKAPSPIACLRLLPATDIKAYIESAALVFPPVNGDGTSVSDVRGSITSKKWPKIPVLIGTTLNEARVFLAVENNADGASALDSALSKVGISSTATKNSVLAGYSAKGVKDLYAVADRIITDAVFTCTTSTLSSFLAWNGYTAYRYRFDASFPSTSIFPNAGAYHTSEIPSVFGTYPQYNKFGSATQQQINLSSYMQGVWGSFANNPGNGVGWSKVGGALGFELGLLGAGGSSGVSVAMSLVADYPCALYSGLADIAGLSY from the exons ATGGGGTGCCGCCACCAATCCTCACTCGCTCAAATTCTCTTCTCATCGACTTTCATCTTGGGAGCGTTTGCTTTGCCGGCATCAAATGCCGGGCCAACTGTAACCATTGCGTCCGGCGTAGTGATAGGAACCACAACCCAGCCAGCTGGATCAACAAACTACGCCAACGCGTACTTGGGGGTGCCGTTTGCCAAGTCACCGCCGGAGCGGTTCTCTCCGCCCGAGGCAGCACCTTCATGGTCGTCCCCGTTATCCGCAACGGCGTTTCGGCCGGCATGCATTCAGCAATTTACAAACACTGGAAACGCGCAAGTCTTGCAGAAGCAGTACTTTGGAAATCCCACCGGAGCTCTCACAGAAGAGAGCGAAGACTGCTTATATCTCAATGTCTTCACGCCCCCCAACGCATCGAACTCAAGCAAGAAGGCCGTGATGTTTTGGCTGTTTCCT GGAAACCTCCAATTTGGAACCGCCAGTCTGCCGATCTATGATGGAAGCTCGCTTGCCATCTCCCAAGACGTGGTTGTTGTGACGATCAACTACCGAACGAACA TCTTTGGGTTTTCCAATTCGCCCGAGGTTCCAACCGGTTCTCAAAACTCGGGATTCTTGGACCAACGCTTTGCCTTGCGGTGGGTGCAAGACAACATCGCCACGTTCGGCGGAGATCCGTCGCGCGTGACAATCTTTGGCGAGTCCGCCGGGGGCGAGTCTGTGAAGCAACTGCTCGCGAACCCGCCAAGCCCGCTGCCATTCTCGGCTGCCATCATGCAGTCGCAGCAGTCCCTTCTCGTGGGTTCCGGATCGGACAGCTATAAGAAGGTTCTCAAGCAGTTTGCATGCGACAAGGCCCCTTCGCCCATTGCTTGCCTGCGGCTGTTGCCCGCCACGGATATCAAGGCATACATCGAATCGGCCGCGTTGGTGTTCCCTCCTGTCAACGGCGATGGTACCTCGGTCAGTGATGTCAGGGGCAGCATCACTTCCAAGAAGTGGCCCAAGATCCCTGTCTTGATTGGCACCACGCTCAACGAAGCTCGCGTCTTCCTTGCCGTGGAGAACAACGCAGATGGCGCGTCTGCCTTGGATTCTGCGCTTTCCAAAGTGGGTATCAGTTCGACCGCCACCAAGAACTCGGTACTTGCCGGGTATTCTGCGAAGGGTGTCAAAGATCTCTATGCTGTAGCCGACAG AATCATCACCGACGCAGTCTTTACATGCACAACATCAACGCTGTCCAGCTTCCTCGCCTGGAATGGCTACACAGCCTACCGTTACCGCTTCGACGCTTCGTTCCCTTCCACTAGCATCTTTCCCAACGCCGGCGCATACCACACGAGCGAGATTCCCTCAGTCTTTGGCACTTACCCCCAGTATAACAAGTTCGGGTCGGCGACGCAGCAGCAGATCAACCTCAGCTCTTACATGCAGGGCGTGTGGGGCAGCTTTGCGAATAACCCTGGCAATGGTGTTGGATGGTCAAAGGTCGGAGGGGCTCTTGGCTTCGAGCTGGGCCTCCTGGGTGCCGGCGGATCCAGTGGTGTATCGGTGGCGATGTCGCTTGTGGCTGATTACCCATGCGCTCTTTACTCGGGCCTTGCAGATATCGCCGGTTTGTCGTACTGA